A window of Salvia splendens isolate huo1 chromosome 8, SspV2, whole genome shotgun sequence genomic DNA:
ttTTTAACTCAtacatttaatattttaaagtcATATAATTTACATCTTCTTATTCCTATTCGTTATATcacacaataaaattaaaatttaatatagtattatattaatACCAATTGAGTTTACTGTCATAATTCTAaggaatttcataattttatttcttttactttctaaAAATCTAGTTTTCCAAAAATTCTTAATTTGTAAGTTTCAGTCGAATTCCATGGtcatagggatgtcaatttagcccacAACTCGTGGGCTAggccgaatagcccgccaaatttatacggttagggttgaaaattttcagcccgataaaattacagcctgattagcccgcacccgattagcCTGCAACCCGTTAGAGCCAGACCCAAAAACCcaatgggctggcccgaaaatccgataaaatttatattgttctatttgtttgactctaattcgacactccattgattattttataatatagattactgaaaaaaataactttctattttatatattaaatatatagatTATATATTAAgcttttattaatataataaaagataaatgaattagaaacatcaaattcactaaaaaatatatttaaatttctaaacatgctttaaaatttcttgatgttttatgttttattttgcataaatctcaaatattagtatttgatcatatttatgtttgagtttactcatatatctcaaatttatcataattaaatattttacattttataaatataactaatttttatcattatttattggattgaccgcatgttaattttatcggtagcaacccgattaacacGATGTGCTAGCCCGAATCCCGAGCTTCTAGGGTtatggttgaacttttataacccgaaaaaataacaacccgattagcccgcacccgattgacccgcaacccgaatagggttggctcgaaacccggtgggctggcccgattgacatccctatcaTAAATCATAATCCAATGATATAAATATGGAACGTAGGTCATCTTCTATTACTTATATCATCATAATTcaaaatcaagaccaaatttTCACCATTAGATTttgaaatgagtggatgagtGAAGTGCTGATAGAAATACTGTGTGTGCTTTTATGCTAGGTCAAACTTCTCaaaccagagaatccgctagatcacaaggtctaggaactcggaggatctcagaagtctcagtcgttggacacacaaattccgcattcaaaacccttaacccgctatactatgaattagtacaaggaagcagggatcgatcccacgaagatggacacgtaagaaagcatttagaagactctggaaaagtgaatggctgctgccacgcaaacttggGTTGAGGTGGAACTATTACTAGACTCAGGAATTAAATCTAACAATatacctaggaaactgtaaacatcatgcATGCTTGGAACATATTTGTAACTACGAGATATCTAACTAAGTTCCTCGACcgagtaaacgactacctaatatagctagacagaaagcgaGTAAACAATGGGGACCATTTTCTAGAAACAACAAGTACGGATGAAAAACTGCAGATAACAAACTacgaatttaactaacaacgataTGCATTCCTTACCTGATTCAAACGTGAACATGAAGAAAAACAGAGCAGatttccagattcaaacagaatgtaaaagttcggaCGTCGAAAACTTGTGATTAGCCGGAAGttaaacagatctacatatactagacggaaggaaataaaaatacggAAATGAGGCATCAAATTACGACTACTCtgttcagatccacacgtcggatgctcaatccactccggatccaaacaatccgaacccaactacaaccaaaatcaactccataaactcCAATTCAGCAAATCTATTCCGATCAACAACAATCGTCAACGAttctactccaattcaacaAGCAAATGCGAAAAGCACCCAATCGAGTAAATAACGACGAACTCAGAAATAAACATCATTCATACTCAAAATAAACATCGCCATATCAGAAAACAGAAATTGCATAAAACCTGGTTAATTCGACAGAAAAAACAGAGTCGAGCTTCGAATAGCGAAGCTCGATGAAATTCACAGTaacagaaatgaaataaaagctgtaaattgtatcttcgctctacgcaaggacggtgttacccaacaaCTAACAGAAAGTGAAACCCAAAATCTCTTACAACTCCCGGGACATCCCCCTAAGTGTGTAGAAGTAAGTGAGCTAAAAGAGCCAAAAACCCCAGCGTCTCCCCCCCAAAAAAGGTCCCCTTCTGACTGCATGCTCTTGCTCTTATATAGGCGCGGgggatcttctagaagccttcgcagaaatctcagttctgcccttcagcttcgctgcttcctccgtctagtcatttttctCCATATTGCTCACTTTTATAGCCGATTCCCTTCGCCATGCAATCGTCCTTCTTTTCTTTCTGGACCTGGCGAAACTTTCTACACACATGGCTTAAAcaaatgtgttagaccccgtaaatgcataATTTCAACTccttaatcaatgcatgaaattagccttatcaatgtgcttaaatcttacgaatttcaacaaataggaaacaaaatatcaacaaaagggtaagatcgtcattctattatcatatcattattttcgtatttttttatatcaacatagtgtattataaatatcaaaacaatgacatgagtatttcaacacaagtacacgaaaatatcaacatagttttattgagattttacatgcattatgttaagattttacatgtattatattgagattttacatgcattatgttgagattttacatgaattatattgagatttttttaggtatttgttgataaaaatctgcttatcaacatatacgaaaaactgaaataaaaatcatcaaattccatcatccgaacgtcgtcagaacatatgcaattggGATCTctttagaatccttataaaattatctttaaattgatatattttttgcgcaaaaataatttaaatcgagtgagttacgtaaatttaaaattttgaaataatttaaataagagagaattgacattaataccctttaattttatttaataattatttaaatttaaaatataatctactTAATATTATATCAAACACTGAATCTCTTAATTTAATAGTTAAAAATTGATCTTGATTTTgaattactaattaattaacaattGATCAGATCCCTATAGAGCGTTAAATAAATTAGTCAAAATATAAAACGTAATAcaagaaaaaaattatgaaaacatTATATCTCAAATTATTACATCAACATAAATATTATGGTGTGTCTATTTTTGAATAACAGTAATCTTCCACATATATTAGGAGAGAATTTAGATTTTCAATGTTTATAGAAAAGGGTTTACTACGAAACAGAGAGTGAATCGATCTCCGATCCTAAATTAGATTTATTTCTGAAAGAAAGCGTTTGCCTTTGATCGACGAGGTTGAATTCAAGCTTCTCAGCTCTAATATTACCTGAACCCTAACATCGATTTGTCTACACCCTAGCACCCCCTTGATTTTCAATTACTCTGTCATTCCTAATTGTGGGTTTTTATATCAGTAAATTAGGAAGGGGGAAAGATGTCAATTGATTTGATATTGAAGCCGTCGTGCGGTGCCTGTGGATCGACGACGGAGCTCTACGGCAGCACGTGCAAGCACCTGACGCTATGCGTGAGCTGTGGCAAATCTATGGCCGAGAAACGTTCCAAGTGCTACGAGTGCGGAACCCCTATCACTCGCCTGATTAGGGTTCGTCATTATTGGaaaaatttattgaaaattttcagaAATAATTTGATGTATCTTATCCCTACATTAATTTCAGTATGCTTCTGCAGATAACTGGATGATACAACTCTAAATCTGTTGGATGTCAATTTGAACGCAGACTCTTAATGGTTATATTTATATCGGTTATCTGTAGACAATTTGGAGTTCTGAATATTAAGTGAATGAGTTGTCATTTCTGTGACTCGAGTAATTCAAAGGTTTTTCTAGCAATCGTAATCATTGGTTAACTTCTCCATCCAAGTATAAGAGAATGGATTGTTTGTTTCTGTTAATATACTTTTACATGAACTAAAATATCAAGTTAGTTGGTGTGCTTTAGCATCTGAAGTCAAAATGATGGTTGTCTGTTTTTGTCTGTAGGTTTCCAGGTTCTAGTTGACATGGCATGTTATATAACCAAAACTTAAAGTACATTTATGAGTTTTAACTTTAACCATTTTTGGAGATAGTTTAGAGGCTCTAAAACTTGCATTGTTGTTAACATTTGGCACAGAGAAAGTGAATATTGGTGATTGAACTGCATTCAATATTCTGTTCTTATGCTCACTTGCATCAGAGATCATTTTCCTTGACATATGTTTAAAAGTGGATGTTATCTGTTGAATGTAGGAATATAATGTACGTGCCAGTTCCAGCAACGACAAAAATTATTTCATTGCAAGATTTGCCTCAGGATTACCAAATTTTAAGAAGAAGAATGAGAATAAATGGACCTTGCAGAAGGAAGGTTTGCAGGGGCGCCAAGTGACTGACACTCTGCGGGTACTTCTTGTCCTGAATCAATATCTAGTTTCCATTTGTTGAAACTTGCTATATCATTACTATTTTTTTGTGGAAGAGTTCTGTCATGCATGTGATCGTCTAATTTTCCAATCTCCTAACATGTCCTTCTGTAGACAATTGCGAATCTGTGATGTTGTTCCAGTAGCCTTGTCGTTAGGAAATAATCTTTTATGTTCATATTTTCTCAACTTTGTTATTTGTAGTTGAGGAAGTCGCTATACATGGGTGGatccaaaatttgaaaatgagtcAGCTGAAAAATAAACTATTTGGCACACTCAATTTTATATACATACCAAAATATTTTGGTGTTCACACAAGCTGTGCCTTGTGGAACTTCAATGCATAAACTCATCAATAACTGATTTTGTATGTTATATACTAACAGAATCTCTTTCAATTCAAAGTGTTAACAAAATTTCTTATATTTGGGTTGGGCTAAATTTGGTTAGTCTTAATAAAATGCTCCCTCCAACCCATTATCGATGACACATTTTTTGGTCACGGATATTCAGGAGAGTTGAAAAGTGGTGTGAggaatttatattatttaaagTTCTATGAGTAATAAATATGTCTTAAAAAGAAAACGTGTCATGTATAATAAGGTGGCCTAAAAAGGAATACATGCCATGaataatgggacagagggagtacatggGTATAAGAAAATGTTTTAGGCTGGAGAACAATGCAGCCACTGAATAGATCCACCCCTGTTGCTATAGTAATCTTCATGACCATTCCCACTTTTCTTGGACTGAGGTATATTTAGAATAAGATTACTGCAAACACTGAATTTTAATTGGCAGATTCAGCacattctttttttcttttttttatgtcattCGATAACCGATTGCATTCATCATTTAATTTTTCTCTGTAGGAGAAATTCAAGAATAAACCTTGGCTACTGGAAGACGAAACGGGTCAGTTTCAATTCCATGGTCACCTTGAGGGCACACAGACAGCCACATATTATCTTCTAATGCTTCAAGGAAAGGAATTTGTTGCTATTCCTGCTGGGTCCTGGTAATCAGCATTGCTTTACGCCCATGTTATTACTCTTTTGAATATGCATTTCATAGTTATTGATTATAGGTACAATTTCAACAAAGTGGCACAATATAAGCAACTAACCTTGGAGGAAGCCgaagaaaaaatgaataatagaAGGAAAACAGCTGATGGCTACCAGAGATGGATGATGAAAGCAGCAAACAATGGAGCTGCAGCCTTTGGTGAAGTTGAGAAGTTTGATGGTCGGGAAGGTGCATCTGGTAGTGGGAGGGGGCGCAAAAAAACTACAGGGGATGATGATGAAGCCAATGCTTCAGATAGAGGAgacgaagatgaagatgaagagtcAGCAAGAAAAAACAGGTTGGGTCTCAACAAGAAAAGTGGGGATGACGATGAAGAAGGTCCAAGAGGTGGTGACCTTGACTTTGATGACGATGATATTGAGAAGGGTGAGTGTTGATATTTTTCTCTTCGTTCATGATTCTGTTACTGGATTCTCATATGCATGTGGTGGTTTGAGTGTGTAGGAAAAGTAGAGATGGTTCTATCATGTGGTCAGTTAGCAATGACTTGTGATGTCATCCCACAGAAATTTCTCACTTTCTCAATTTAAATTTATCTTTGCCAGCCATCTGCTATAGACCTTTCAAGTTCATGCATCATATATACAATGCTCTGTATCTGTCATATGTTACCATTAAACACATTTTTCAACAAACTTaagttttgaaattaaatttttttgctaaaatataatttgaaataGAGTTTATGCTTTCTAATTCTCGGTTTACTTCTTTTTCAAGcgaatttttttagaaatttagAAAACTAATTTCAGAACTCACTAAACCTTCAGTTGGTGTAAACCGTATTCATAGTAGAGACACATATGGAGTGGCTATTACCTAGGAAAGGTCATCCCCCTCTGACCTTTTGATGATTGTCATCAGGTGATGATTGGGAACATGAAGAAATTTTCACTGACGATGATGAAGCAGTTGGGATTGATCCAGAGGAACGTGAAGATTTGGCCCCTGAGATCCCTGCACCTCCAGAAATTAAGCAGGTCATAATTTGCTGTTATTCTACCTTTAGAACTTAGCTGAGTTTCATATATACTGGAATGAAGGAACCTCATGATAAATACTCAATAAAATCTTCCATTTGCTTAAAGATGCATGCATATGTTTCTTCGATGTTGCAAGTTTGAATGATCCCTATTCATGGAGTAGCTGATGTTGcataaatcatactccctccgtcccaaggaagatgaccccttccttgggcggtaCAGGATTTTATGcacttttattttgtgtgttaaatggagagagtaaagtaagagagagggaataaagtagagataaaggggtttccattttaagtaatgggtcatcttggttgggacaaaccaaaaagaaaagtgggtcatctttaatgggacggagggagtacaatttctTGAGTGCTATCAGTTATTATGTCAAGATGTTAGCTGTTTAAAATTCTTATAGCTGATAAGCATATAAGCTAGGTAGACCTAACTAAACCAAAATCAAGGATGTCCCGTAATGGCAAAAAGAGACAttatttcatggacggagggagtacatgttaTAGGTTTTCAAGGAACTAACTTTAGATGATGAACTTCTTCCTGGTCTTTTTATAGTTTGAAAGGCACTGCACTGTAGTATGCACGGTGGATCACATGAGTCTGGCTGAATGTGCAACTTAAAAAAAGATAGTTTGTTTTGCAGTCCTTTTTATTTGGAGCAAATGATATATTGTTTCCCTGCCAaccttttattttcatttctcatAGGACATTGACACAACCACTAAATGATTATGACATCCATTACCGCCATGCATGTGTTGTGATTGAAGCCCCGGTTTAAATGATGGTGTTATTCTGGATATTTCGTTTATCTCAggatgatgaggatgaggatgaagcTGACGAAGAAGATAAGGAGGGAGGACTGAGTAAATCTGGAAAAGAGCTGAAGAAGCTACTTGGGCGGTCTAATGGGCTGAATGATTCCGACTCCGAGGATGACGACGATGACGATGATGTATGTTGTTTGATGCCACATTCTAGTTTGTTGTTTTTATCTCAAGGAGTTTATGTGAACACACAAACACATTGCCTTGGTGGTGCGGATTTTGAACCTGATAAACATCCAATGTCCTGCACATGGTTTCTTGGAAACGAACCTATTTGCATTGTTTGGAAGTTTatgagaaaaaaatttaattttgtttttcaatgaagttaaaatttttaattcttCAACTCAAGGTTCTGAACCCAGATTTTCTGGATATTTAATTTTTCCACCTATGTTAGGCGGATGATGATATATCACCAGTAATCGCCCCAAAGAAGGAAGCTCCTAAAGAGGAGCCAGTTCATAACAACAGTCCCCTTAAAGCAACAAATTCCACAGCTGGTCGTGGGACACCATCTACTTCAAAATCGTCCAAGGGGAAAAGAAAAGTAGGCAGTGATGATTCAAAAACACCGAACAGTGCACCTTTAAAGAAAGTGAAAACAGAAAATGTGAGATTGCATTTGTGCAGCAGTGCTCATTTACTCTTATGCTGGTCCTCCGGTTCTTCCATAGGTCAATACTTTGTGTTTGTGGTTGGTTTATTCAGTGGAATCTTTTATTGGAATACAGGAAACAAGAGCTGTGAAAGATGAGAATGCTTCATCCTTAAAAAGCGCTGCACATCCTAAAGGTGCAATGCCACCCACATCATCAAAAAGTGTGTCGGCACCAGCAACTGGACCAGTTACTGAAGAGGAAATTAGGGCTGTTCTACTACCAAAGACGCCAGTGACCACGAAGGATCTTCTGGCTAAATTCAGATCCAGATTGAAGACAAAAGAGGTCAGGAAATTCATCTTCCGTTGTTTTTTCTCCCTCAAATTACCTTATGCTATTCatgttttaaattttcttttttcttcggTTCTTACATCTTTTCAACACTTGTGAAAAGTTAAATTGTTGTTGGATCTAATAGTTTTATTAAAAGTTATGGAATATCTGCCGTTTGTGGATTTACAACTATCAGAAAGATCAAATAAAACTGAAGTCCCATTGCTTATGAATGTATTTGGTTCTTTTGATGCTTCTACTTGAATGACCAGAATAAAAAGTACCTCCTTTGATTATAGTCGAAGCTACTTTTATCCCTGTGGTCATCTCACTGCTAGTGTTTTTGAAAAGTAAATTGTCATTGTATTGTGTTGTTGCACGAAATCCCTGACCAGGCTTCAAGTTATAGTGATTAGAGAGTCTGTACAAATAGGTGTTGGACGTACGGCAGCCATATTAACAGTTATAGATGATTCTGGTTTATGAGTCCTATTTTAACATGTCTTCACAGTTGTGAGCCTATTTGCCAGCACATCACCCATCCTATGCTTAGGCTCCAGTGACACAACTTTGGCCATGACAGGCTCCTTATGTTTTAAGCTCTTTGTAAATTCATGCAAGATTTGTATGTGGCTCATAGTCAAATTCTCAGCATTTGTCTTGGAAATGTTAACTCTAGGCAAGTTTGTGTGGATGCAGGAAAAGGATGCTTTTTCAGCTATAATGAAAAGGATATCAAAGATCCAAAAGACCAATGGTGCCACAAACTACGTAGTTCTTAGAGATAACTTGGCGTAGTGACTTTATACCTCCTTGCAACAAAAGTTGGTTTATTTTGGGAATACAAATTGGTGGAACGCCAGAGAGAACAATACGAACCAATGATCAATTCGGTTGCTGaagtcgtcttcttcttcttttctttggGATGCATTGCCTTTATATAGCCATAATAAGGATACATCATCCTTAACGCTGGTGACGAGACTTACATTTGGATACAATATAGTTAACCTACACTAGACGTGTGCCGCTATCTGAAACAAAGATTTGTATTGTTGTATACATCGGGATCTGTGTTGCATCTATCCAAATGATACTTGCTCACATCTAATCTAGAAGGCATCCATTCCCCATCCCAAAAGGAAGTTACTAGTTTTAGTACTTCatccgttccctcatagttgagacgaaatttttcggcacggagtttaagaagtgatgttgaatgtgttaactaaatagataaaaaagtaagaaatgtaaaaaagtagaaagaataaagaaaaaaatgaataaagtaagaaagaaaaatgttactatatatgaaaatgactcaactatgtgAGAACtttacgaaataaaaaaatgactcaactataaaggAACAAGAACAGAtagagtataatttatttagaCATGATGTGCGTTCATTGAATCAATTTAACTGAAACAAATTGGGAGTAGTTATCAGTGAAACATCAAAAACTGAAAATGCAAACAAGGGTAGACAGTTTTAAAGACCAAGTTTCCAAGATACAAGGCTTTCTTATTATAACGAGTTGTTCAAAAGGGCTTCCCGTCCTTCCATCAAATATTCTGCTTTTTCCTGGATATTCGGGTTCAAATACCCATGGATTCGCAGTTTGCTTACTGACTTCATATAATTTAGGAAACACTAGTTTTCTGGAAGCTTCTTGTTCATATCTCTCATCAAAAGGCGCTATTCGATAATGTCTGTCTAGCAAACCCCCTGCTAACCCGAGCGAACATTCAAATATCTGTCCTACATTCATTCGTGAAGGTACTCCTAATGGGTTGAAGACCATGCTATCAAATTTCGCTCAAATTAAATGATATTTCTAACCAATCCTTTATTATAACTAAATATCTAcataatatttttggatttcagttttcatttattttgcaattttcaATAACACTATTTATTGCAAGTGAAAATCCCAATTAAAGAGGTGCAACCCCTACACTAGTTTCCACATCACACACACATTTAAAAGCAGGGTTATACTAAAAAGGAGTATGAAAAATATACTCGA
This region includes:
- the LOC121745320 gene encoding transcription initiation factor IIF subunit alpha-like, which gives rise to MSIDLILKPSCGACGSTTELYGSTCKHLTLCVSCGKSMAEKRSKCYECGTPITRLIREYNVRASSSNDKNYFIARFASGLPNFKKKNENKWTLQKEGLQGRQVTDTLREKFKNKPWLLEDETGQFQFHGHLEGTQTATYYLLMLQGKEFVAIPAGSWYNFNKVAQYKQLTLEEAEEKMNNRRKTADGYQRWMMKAANNGAAAFGEVEKFDGREGASGSGRGRKKTTGDDDEANASDRGDEDEDEESARKNRLGLNKKSGDDDEEGPRGGDLDFDDDDIEKGDDWEHEEIFTDDDEAVGIDPEEREDLAPEIPAPPEIKQDDEDEDEADEEDKEGGLSKSGKELKKLLGRSNGLNDSDSEDDDDDDDADDDISPVIAPKKEAPKEEPVHNNSPLKATNSTAGRGTPSTSKSSKGKRKVGSDDSKTPNSAPLKKVKTENETRAVKDENASSLKSAAHPKGAMPPTSSKSVSAPATGPVTEEEIRAVLLPKTPVTTKDLLAKFRSRLKTKEEKDAFSAIMKRISKIQKTNGATNYVVLRDNLA